The Echinicola rosea genome has a segment encoding these proteins:
- a CDS encoding aminotransferase class IV codes for MNTQPFDNDTLLIHPSTHGEFVHAPAALANRAAYFGDGLFETMIFTKGKIRFRQAHRARLKEGLKQLKICDNKLTSIVALERFLQGQFGKTSLRVRWNVYRGGLGKYTPQNHDARELILIQKATPAQRIKKTAYISTEITLPKSPWSHCKTLNALPYVMANIERNERGMDEVILKDPSDCISESGIANLFWKKENIFYTPSLSCSCIAGVARGNLLKHLRKYGISVIEGKFTEADLFSADQVFTTNASGIAYLQQIENKAFDTSSIEIVESLFD; via the coding sequence ATGAACACACAACCGTTCGATAACGACACACTTTTAATCCATCCTTCCACTCACGGAGAGTTTGTTCATGCACCAGCAGCATTGGCAAACAGGGCTGCCTATTTTGGGGATGGGCTGTTTGAAACCATGATTTTTACCAAGGGGAAAATCCGCTTTCGCCAAGCACACCGGGCCAGACTCAAAGAAGGACTGAAGCAATTAAAAATCTGCGATAATAAGCTGACTTCCATCGTGGCATTGGAGAGGTTTCTTCAAGGACAATTTGGGAAAACTTCATTAAGGGTCCGATGGAATGTTTATCGCGGTGGATTGGGAAAGTACACGCCCCAAAACCATGACGCCAGAGAACTTATCCTCATCCAAAAAGCCACTCCTGCCCAAAGAATAAAAAAAACTGCTTATATCAGCACTGAAATCACCCTGCCCAAAAGCCCCTGGTCCCATTGCAAAACCCTCAACGCGCTCCCCTATGTCATGGCCAATATCGAACGCAACGAACGGGGCATGGACGAGGTCATTTTAAAGGACCCATCAGACTGCATTTCCGAATCGGGTATTGCAAACTTGTTTTGGAAGAAAGAAAACATCTTTTACACCCCATCGCTAAGCTGTAGCTGCATCGCTGGTGTGGCCAGAGGAAACTTGCTCAAGCACCTGAGAAAGTATGGCATTTCGGTAATTGAAGGAAAATTCACAGAAGCAGACCTCTTTTCAGCCGATCAGGTGTTTACCACCAACGCATCCGGAATCGCCTATCTCCAACAGATCGAAAACAAGGCGTTTGACACCAGTTCAATTGAAATAGTAGAAAGTCTCTTTGATTAG
- a CDS encoding thymidylate synthase — protein sequence MKQYHQLLQHILDTGVQKGDRTGTGTKSVFGYQMRFDLQEGFPLVTTKKCHLKSIIYELLWFLKGDTNIQYLKDHKVRIWDEWADEDGDLGPVYGYQWRHWPDGKGGEIDQIKHLIHQIKNNPNSRRLLVSAWNVADVDNMALPPCHTMFQFYVAEGKLSCQLYQRSADVFLGVPFNIASYALFTMMVAQACGLTPGDFIHTFGDAHLYSNHMEQAKLQLSRDCRPLPTMKINPAVKDIFSFEYEDFELLNYDPHPHIKAAVSV from the coding sequence ATGAAACAATATCATCAATTACTACAGCATATTCTGGACACAGGAGTCCAAAAGGGAGATCGGACCGGGACAGGCACGAAAAGCGTTTTTGGATATCAGATGAGGTTTGATCTTCAAGAGGGCTTTCCATTGGTGACGACCAAAAAATGCCACCTTAAGTCTATCATCTATGAATTGCTGTGGTTTTTGAAGGGAGATACAAATATCCAGTACCTAAAAGACCATAAGGTCAGGATTTGGGATGAATGGGCAGATGAAGATGGTGATCTTGGACCGGTTTACGGTTATCAATGGCGCCATTGGCCGGATGGCAAAGGTGGAGAAATAGATCAAATCAAGCATTTGATCCACCAAATCAAGAACAATCCTAATTCCAGAAGGCTGTTGGTAAGTGCGTGGAATGTGGCTGATGTGGACAATATGGCCTTGCCACCATGCCATACGATGTTCCAGTTTTATGTGGCGGAAGGAAAACTTTCCTGTCAGCTCTACCAGCGAAGTGCGGATGTGTTTTTGGGAGTCCCTTTCAATATCGCTTCTTATGCACTTTTTACCATGATGGTCGCCCAAGCATGTGGTTTAACACCGGGTGATTTTATCCATACATTTGGTGATGCACACTTATATTCCAATCACATGGAGCAGGCCAAATTGCAGCTATCGAGAGACTGCAGGCCATTGCCCACGATGAAGATCAATCCCGCGGTGAAGGATATCTTTTCGTTTGAGTACGAGGATTTTGAATTGTTAAATTATGATCCTCATCCCCATATTAAGGCAGCTGTGTCGGTTTAG
- a CDS encoding biopolymer transporter Tol → MKVKLVFIYFTLLWLGSYSVSNAQFDQERFGKNRIQHHEFDWYFFSSNNFEVYYYGGGRDNARMAIDYLENEFERITQMIGYVAYTKPKIYIYNSREEWLESNLNLEEDSYTVNGETFFSKLLAEVPYTGDWASFKDELLYRTIRVILEEMLYGSTIADAFQSNLINSFPEWFIDGTALYLAKGWSLEMDDYVRHYLKGNESPKLYKLNKREASLVGQSIWNFIVQKYGKRYVSSILNLSRINRNEENSIANTLGVGYKSFAEQWRAYYTTVNEPVFSTFKEPSTDNVIASTKKNENGSINDIKFSPDAEHLAYVLNNNGKFKVVVRNLSSNNEVTVFKGGSSVEDQEPNFTSPVIAWRDTLNLTIATFKRGLTTLRMRSIDGSSQDKIFLRNITQINSLDFSPNGRNMVLSAQSGGKTNIYTLNLRGRGRRLTNDVFDDITPVFVNDSTIVYASNRADLPDSVLTRAPDARKLPEYFNLFKLELGDSLVTTKLTNMNSKNFMPRPMNQNFVLHLSDQSGIYNLMRYGLGSEVSSQVSAFNTSVESFDFSPLINKWAYAYKDGTGSKLVLESYPNIDQFTPGTPRIQLNQAKKLNERLAERRLEKQQEEDDEEEKTVPTRLTADTEDPLAIDSIPASSNKTGTINVDRLRFEHHSGINTENYSFDTVPTPQEKREGRLASGKSDILEAFRKQSLKNTVRGPRDYMPQVQANSLRTTFVVDPLRGFGLNIEGKMTELLHNHVFQGGIMTPLDFRSGSDVYFEYEYLKNRIDYRARFDRRALVISEGDVTYQRYVLTKGELGFSYPFTEHTRFTVAPFYAKTQYFNLNPDSLVLGSEGPQNRFDVHYVGGKAELVVDKTRLLGLHMEQGFKGKIGFKHYQGIDEGDRSFSNFYLDLRNYQKIHKNITFATKLFAGSFMGNNPQSYLVGGMKNWLFNEFYEPPSNRPEPSPVRNRDGVENSNILFAEFVDLRGYDYDEIRGRNVVTFSAELRIPLFSYLSRGNIASNFIKNFQLVGFYDAGSSWDDAAPWERVNDQNTEVINTDGSPFNITLNNFNNPWLQSYGGGLRTVLLNYYVKFDTAWPIRNYEVGDPRFYVTLGYNF, encoded by the coding sequence ATGAAGGTAAAATTAGTTTTTATTTATTTTACACTACTCTGGCTAGGTTCCTATTCCGTCTCGAATGCCCAATTTGACCAAGAGCGCTTTGGAAAAAACAGAATACAGCACCATGAATTTGATTGGTATTTTTTTTCATCCAATAATTTTGAGGTGTACTATTACGGTGGAGGGAGAGACAATGCCCGAATGGCCATCGACTATTTGGAAAATGAATTTGAGCGGATCACCCAGATGATAGGTTATGTCGCCTATACGAAGCCCAAGATCTATATTTATAACAGCCGGGAAGAATGGTTGGAAAGCAACTTGAACCTGGAAGAGGATAGTTATACAGTCAATGGCGAAACGTTTTTTTCCAAACTACTGGCGGAGGTTCCCTATACAGGGGATTGGGCCTCCTTTAAGGATGAGCTTTTGTATCGCACCATTAGGGTCATTCTCGAGGAGATGCTTTATGGAAGCACGATTGCAGATGCCTTCCAGTCCAATTTGATCAATAGTTTTCCAGAATGGTTTATAGACGGTACGGCCCTGTACCTTGCCAAAGGATGGAGCTTGGAAATGGATGACTATGTACGTCATTATCTAAAAGGTAACGAGTCCCCAAAACTCTATAAACTGAACAAAAGAGAGGCATCTTTGGTGGGGCAGTCCATCTGGAATTTTATTGTGCAGAAGTACGGTAAGCGGTATGTTTCCAGTATCCTAAACCTCAGCCGAATCAATAGAAACGAAGAAAACAGTATTGCCAATACCTTGGGAGTGGGTTATAAGAGCTTTGCCGAGCAATGGCGAGCTTATTATACCACGGTAAATGAGCCCGTCTTTTCAACCTTTAAAGAGCCATCGACAGATAATGTCATCGCATCTACCAAGAAAAATGAAAATGGATCGATCAATGATATAAAATTCAGCCCAGATGCAGAGCACTTGGCGTATGTCCTCAATAACAATGGTAAATTCAAAGTGGTCGTTAGAAACCTTTCTTCCAATAATGAGGTGACAGTGTTTAAAGGAGGTTCTTCTGTTGAAGATCAAGAACCTAATTTCACTTCACCGGTAATAGCTTGGCGTGACACGCTGAATCTGACCATTGCCACCTTTAAGCGAGGATTGACCACATTACGCATGAGGAGCATTGATGGCAGTAGTCAGGACAAGATTTTTCTGCGAAACATCACGCAAATCAACAGCCTTGACTTTTCACCCAATGGCAGGAATATGGTGCTTTCGGCACAGTCCGGTGGTAAGACGAATATCTATACCCTTAACCTGAGAGGCAGGGGAAGAAGGCTTACCAATGACGTATTTGATGACATTACTCCCGTTTTCGTCAATGATTCGACGATCGTTTATGCTTCCAATCGAGCCGATTTGCCAGATAGTGTCCTTACCAGAGCTCCGGACGCTCGGAAATTACCCGAATATTTTAATCTCTTTAAGCTGGAACTGGGCGATAGCCTCGTGACGACAAAGCTTACCAACATGAATTCAAAGAACTTTATGCCGCGTCCGATGAATCAGAATTTTGTGCTTCACCTCAGTGACCAAAGCGGCATTTATAACCTGATGCGATATGGGCTGGGCAGCGAGGTATCCAGCCAAGTTTCTGCCTTCAATACCAGTGTGGAGTCATTTGATTTTTCACCACTGATCAATAAATGGGCATATGCTTATAAGGATGGGACAGGCAGTAAGTTGGTACTGGAGTCTTATCCCAATATTGATCAATTTACGCCAGGCACGCCGCGGATTCAACTAAATCAAGCGAAGAAATTGAACGAGCGTCTGGCAGAAAGAAGGTTGGAAAAGCAGCAAGAAGAGGATGATGAGGAAGAAAAAACGGTTCCTACGCGATTGACTGCTGATACAGAGGATCCGCTGGCCATTGATTCTATCCCGGCTTCATCCAATAAGACAGGAACCATCAATGTGGACCGATTGCGGTTTGAGCACCATTCAGGGATCAATACCGAAAATTACAGCTTCGATACCGTACCGACGCCCCAAGAGAAGAGAGAAGGTAGATTGGCCTCCGGAAAAAGTGATATTTTGGAAGCTTTCAGGAAGCAGAGTCTCAAAAACACCGTTAGAGGGCCAAGGGATTATATGCCCCAGGTACAGGCCAATAGTTTGCGAACCACCTTTGTAGTGGATCCATTGAGAGGTTTTGGCTTGAATATCGAAGGTAAGATGACCGAGCTTTTGCATAATCATGTCTTCCAAGGAGGGATTATGACGCCTTTGGATTTCAGATCGGGAAGTGATGTGTATTTTGAGTACGAATACCTGAAAAACCGTATCGACTATCGGGCTCGCTTTGATCGGAGGGCATTGGTGATTTCAGAAGGAGATGTCACTTATCAGCGTTATGTACTTACCAAAGGGGAGCTTGGTTTCTCCTACCCCTTTACGGAGCATACGAGGTTTACAGTAGCTCCATTTTATGCCAAAACGCAATACTTTAACCTAAATCCCGATTCATTGGTACTGGGGAGCGAGGGGCCGCAAAATCGTTTTGATGTGCATTATGTTGGTGGAAAAGCCGAATTGGTGGTGGACAAGACCAGGCTGCTAGGCCTTCATATGGAGCAAGGGTTTAAAGGAAAAATAGGGTTTAAGCATTATCAGGGCATTGATGAAGGCGATAGGTCGTTTAGCAATTTTTACCTTGATTTAAGAAACTATCAAAAAATCCATAAGAACATAACCTTTGCCACGAAGCTTTTTGCAGGCTCTTTTATGGGGAACAATCCGCAGAGTTACTTGGTGGGGGGCATGAAAAACTGGCTGTTCAATGAGTTTTACGAGCCACCTTCCAATCGACCAGAACCATCACCAGTGAGAAACCGGGATGGTGTTGAGAATTCCAATATTCTATTTGCAGAGTTTGTGGATCTTAGAGGTTATGACTACGATGAAATCCGGGGCAGGAATGTGGTGACCTTTTCCGCTGAGCTGAGGATTCCCCTGTTCTCGTACTTGTCCAGAGGAAATATCGCGTCTAATTTTATTAAGAATTTCCAGTTGGTGGGCTTTTATGATGCCGGATCATCCTGGGATGATGCAGCTCCATGGGAACGTGTAAACGACCAAAATACAGAAGTCATCAATACAGATGGGTCGCCCTTTAATATTACACTCAATAACTTTAACAACCCTTGGTTACAGAGTTATGGTGGAGGGCTAAGAACGGTTTTGTTGAATTATTACGTGAAGTTCGATACAGCTTGGCCGATACGTAATTACGAGGTGGGTGATCCGAGATTCTATGTGACCTTGGGATATAATTTCTAA
- a CDS encoding YicC/YloC family endoribonuclease, whose product MIKSMTGYGVANVENDRYIISAEIKTLNSKFLDFNLRSPRQFSDREIEIRGLVSGVLERGKVNLNIEFTAKSSTNLPVSINQELFETYFDTYKSMASRVGVNDSSDLFRLAIQAPNVVTTVSDKSDDQDEWEAVKKVVMEATQKCDEFRKDEGDTLYHKFKENLDVISKGLDEIQKEEPKRKERIKNRITNNFKDWMEENSFDENRFEQELIYYFEKLDITEEIVRLSTHLKYFDKTMSSSQSQGKKLGFISQEIGREINTIGSKANDAAIQRHVIIMKDELEKIKEQALNII is encoded by the coding sequence ATGATTAAATCCATGACCGGCTATGGTGTAGCCAATGTTGAAAATGACCGCTATATTATCAGCGCGGAAATCAAAACGTTAAACTCCAAGTTTTTGGATTTTAACCTTCGCAGTCCCAGGCAGTTTTCTGACCGAGAGATAGAGATAAGGGGACTGGTGTCAGGCGTTTTGGAAAGGGGAAAGGTGAACCTGAATATTGAGTTCACGGCAAAATCCAGTACCAATCTACCTGTGAGCATCAATCAAGAACTCTTCGAAACATACTTTGATACCTATAAATCTATGGCTTCGCGAGTGGGGGTGAATGACAGCAGTGATTTGTTCCGATTGGCCATTCAAGCGCCTAATGTGGTCACCACCGTTTCGGATAAATCTGATGATCAGGATGAGTGGGAGGCAGTAAAAAAGGTGGTAATGGAAGCCACTCAAAAGTGTGATGAATTCAGAAAGGACGAGGGGGATACGCTCTATCATAAATTTAAGGAAAACCTGGACGTCATCTCAAAGGGACTGGACGAAATCCAAAAGGAGGAGCCTAAGCGAAAAGAGCGCATAAAAAACCGGATCACCAATAATTTCAAAGACTGGATGGAAGAAAATTCCTTTGACGAGAACCGATTCGAGCAGGAATTGATCTACTATTTCGAGAAGTTGGATATTACCGAGGAGATCGTTCGGCTTTCTACACACCTCAAATATTTTGACAAGACCATGTCCTCTTCCCAAAGCCAGGGCAAAAAGTTGGGATTTATCAGCCAGGAAATCGGTAGAGAGATCAATACCATCGGGTCCAAAGCCAATGATGCAGCGATCCAGCGGCATGTGATCATCATGAAAGATGAACTGGAGAAGATCAAGGAGCAGGCGCTTAATATTATATAA